CGAAACCATcattgaagcctctccccacaaggccttgggaacgtagtgccgaggaaactaacgcggccgcgactgctgattatgagaaatggaaggcggatatgaaggcgaaaagagagtctgagcccaagccagtatattctgacaatgaaaagaagtgggctaagtcagttttgagcacaccgtcccaagccgcgaagaatttatctgacgactatgcacgtgaacttcgtaggcaagcactcatgttgaaggagaagaaagacttggcggagaagcaggagaagaaagccttggaggaggccgagaaagaattagctagtaaaaaaagcgggaaacgagttgcccagctcggggaacaaagtaaacaatcgatccccccgctcatagtgaaagccgccggttcgGATGCTGAACTAACGGATcccacaatcatagcagctgcggcagaacagggaatgactgtaacgggtgccagagaacaagcggtcctgatgggtatgactcttcgtgcagtgttaggccttgaggaggcgccaatgagtgaggtagtaattacatatgtgccgaatgagcctctcgtcgagcctacgcatgaagaggatctacctccacaaatgaaaagtctgctaatttggtacaagggttacataaaaaataaagccGCCaacgaatatatttatgcggaagttagacatgagcatcacttcaaacattactatgtaacagttcatctgagtgaattgttccagctgttcaatctgcgcgagctcgacaaatctatcatcagttgctacgttctgtaagtgatttatttctaccccatctcgttcattgcctacactatatatatatatatatatatatatatatgtatatattgtcctaactatattgttgtgtacgctattatgcagaatgaagattaaggaatgcagaataaggaacatccatgatgttgggttcattgacccacacatcgttaatggatttgtgttagaaaaacaccccgccaacgtggagcaagacctgtggctttttcttacaaagcaggaactcaaaagtgatattctatttccttaccattttgggtgagtgtttctgtcttgagcacattctcttttgtttacttcatgcatggtatgtggctaatcgatgagttatgcatgactgtgcatgtatcgtgtccgcaggttccactggattctgctagtaattcaatttcacaccttcACAGTTCTCGTcatcgactctctgaatatggatgcaagctttgggtcgacatgagaaaaatgatgcaaaagtaattattttcattcatttgcgctctatatcgatcggcctaattcgttcatttcctaatatcaagtaactaataactctcttattcatttaattttctttgcctcgtagggtttggagacggttcgcagatgaaaaggtcggtgaattcaaaaaagagctacaatttagaAGGTCAGTGACtgtggatattcagccaccggggaccaatctatgtggatactatatttgtgagatgatccggagatacacctctgagcggcagCCGTCTGATAAcaatgtcaagaggaataacctccggaagacgcttagtctagaagctcgcttccgaccaattcaagaggaactagcaggatggttcatgagggaagtcctccatcctaaaggagaacaccattacgaagacgtagaacttctgatgcagtaaattatgtatggaaacttgttcaaaattgtatatggtcatccgatattgaatatatattgtatatttctcttgaattctttttggttctaatttcaatttTGTTTGAAAttatacattcatatgcatgtatgtagtaccgtagaatatgtgaaactccttcaaaattaaaataaaacacaaaagaaataaaacaatacaaattaaaaagaaaccagatttagggggggggggggctaaaaccctaaacctgcggcggcctttagtcgcggttggccagaagaaccgcgactaaaggtcctccgccccgacggttgcctggcgcccacgtggacgggcatttagtcgcggttcgtaagcaaccgcgactaaaggggggctttagtcgcgcatatttaataccggttgcgcaaccggtattaatggccgttgcgaaccgcgactattGGCCCTTTTTCTATCAGTGTTGGGCATCAAGACATGGGGAGATCATTCAAGAATATGCCTACATTATGGCTTTTTTCACAAGTTGGACAAAGAAGTTTATGCGGCATACTCAAAGAAAAGAAGTTCTATTGCAAAAAAAAGTTGTGATTATTTCTATATAATTCAAATATGCAAAGTTACATCTCATATGCACGTACCATTTCCAGGATAGTATATGTAGACGAAGCAGAAGAAAGGATTAGGAATCATGTCGCAACTCTGTTTTGAACTAACATGTATCTTTACCTTTTTGTGCTGAAGGGTTTAGAGAATGAACGTATGTAACAGTTCTTACAGTTGTGGCAACTGGGTGGTGGTAACACTGACATGACATGTTGAAATAGACTGATCTATTTTTTTGTGAACAGTTTTATGTGTTATCATGGCTCCATGTGGATTAAAATATTATTATTTGTTGGGTGGAAGAAACCAGAAATATGACTCTGATAATGGAGGCCCAATTAAGAACCAACCAAGAGAATACGCAGTGGATGGCGGTTGTGAAGGTGCACACGTCGAAAGCGTGATCAAACCCCAAAGTAGTCGCCAAGCCTTCCACTCGTAATTTGTTTGCTATTTGAGTCTCCACCTAATGGTTGGCATGGACAAAGATAATTGGTTCTTTCACCTAGGCCGGGACCGTGGGCCTTTTTTTTTGTCCCTGAACAGGCAGGCGCTCTGCTAGTTGCATTGAAAAGGAGGGAAAGGAGCAAGTGTTCCAAGGTTGCAAGGTGTTACATCTTTAAAAAAAGACACATAGTTCACACAATAACCCCGTGTAGACAACGAGAACAATATCACTTGGTTTATTCAATAGAGCTTTCCTTCTTTTCATTATTTGATACTACTGTGAGATACTACGAGAGCTCGTAGGCAATATGAGATAAAGCTGACTAAGAGAAAGAAGTAAGCGGATCTTGCAGTTGTTTTCATTCCTTTATTTAGGTCTTGAACCGTAGAAGATCCAGCACTGATCTGATGGATCAAATGCTTTCGGATGAACTACTCGATCAAGGGCTTCCCAAAAGGCCTACCCTTCTCAGATCCGCAACAATATCACTACCCTGCCTTGCTCCAAGAGTTCATCCTACCTGCATCGCGAACTTTAAGTTTCACTTCAATGAGGCAGACTTCTTGACTAGGATACTTCGGCCGGTACTTACACCTCGTGTTTGGCCTATTTATTGCAATTTCTTGAAATCTTCAATGCCTACAAAACCACTATCAATTGTAAGGCGGACGTGTGAAAGAAATGCAAATTATTTGCAAGGATGTGTGTGCAAAAGAAAGTCCTAATGTTTGACAACTTGGGCCTTAGGAGATGGGCCAACCAATCTCTCTCTATGTCTCCTTCATCCTGAGACTACCACCCATCTTTTTTTGATCATGCCCCAAGGTCATGACCGCTACGGATTTTGAAATCTCCCATGTACTGCCGCCGACCCAGACTACTCCCATTCATGCGTGGTGGCAAGATATGTCCACCAACTACACGCCGAAAGATCGTCGCAGAGAATTCAATGGTTACACCATCTATATCATGTGGAATATTTGGAAGGAGCTTAATTGGCGGATCTTTCAAGGGGTCGCGTCTATTGACTTGGATGTTGTTGTTATATGACCTTAGAGGCGATCAACTTGCTTAAAATAGCATTCAACCCCTCTTGAggttgttttttttttgtatgattttttttgagaaacacaataCAAACGCAGGCGCACATAcagacacccctatgaacgcacacacgcacaccctacccttatgagcacctccggaagactgagccggcgtgttggatcttgaaattgacgaagtaacCATAGGCGCCTCGGTATCGACGGGAACGTCGTCTCCCATTGAATGAATATTCCACCTTTATgatacacacagatgtcaaacctaggGTTTAAACTCTGTTggactgggggtacaaccacactCCTAACCACTCAACCTCAGTTTGGGTTTTTTTTTGGTATTCATTTGACcttatttttatttctttttcggTTATATATGGCTGAGAAGTGTTCCCggattttcaaaaaaataaaagtgTTCCCGGACTTTGCCCTAGGGCCCACCTGTACATACTTTACTTCTCGTTCAATAGATGGGCAGTTAAAAAACGATGTACGGCTGCCGTAGCTACCGTGTGAATCCAGACATGCACCGGTAAAAGGGGGGCAGATAACTAACACATGCATAGAATTGGGTCGTACCAGGAGCACGTAACAGTCCCTCTCTGCACATACAAGTGTACAATCTCAGTTCCTGTTTTCCATGAAACATAGGGTGGATCAAACTTGTCTTCGCACCTTTATCCCACGTGCTCCCAGCACAAACTGTAAGTCCAAGTAGATTTGGAGACGTTTGCCTGCCCTGAACCATCAAATTAACGCGTCTGAACTGTGCCACGTCCAGGTGCATATTAAGAACCCTGCAGCGAGACAGATCAAACTTGTCTGCACCGTACCTCTCTCTTGATGCACCCCTCAAGTTGAATGTAGAAGACGTTTTTTTCACCTACCTACTCTGTACCTCTGAAGTCACAATCGTGCTGGTATTGATCACAGAATTGTGCCATGTGCGGATCTTCTAGTGCCTAGCTAGGCTCGTGTATGTATGCTGAGCTTGGTCAACAGAAACGAGCAGGAAATCGTCCCTTGAATATGACATGACCGCGCAGTCGAGAGTCGACATTCCATACATCTTCCTTTTTCGATGTCGACGTCGTTCCAAAGAGAAGATGCGTGTGTATGCAACATCTGGACGCCTTTGACGGCTATTTGCACTGGACGATCGAGAAGCTCGACCTCACCTAACCCTGGAATTGACAAAAGGACACCGATGTACTACGTGTGGACAGTGATGTTCGATCCCTTCTTAAACTGCAGACGAGTCGCCACGCTGACGGAGTTGATCGATGCTGTCAGGCGTGAGACCATTCGTACAAACATTCGAGGACTTGGTGATCGATTGGCTGAAAATGCTAACTCAGTAAACAAGCCTAGTTACTTAATTGAACCACGGCCTGCAGGAAACAAGGTTGTGAGAAGTATTTGCCAACCCTAAATAGCTCGTACCTCTTAAGTCTTAACTCGCGACTTCAACCTTGTCTGTACGTGACCAATCTAACAAAAACATGATCTCCTTCCGTCATTCTAAAGCCACGAAATCTAGTCAAAACATCAGGATTTTAACTTATCTCCATGTCCTTCCTTATTGTTTTACTTGGTCTAAGTGGAAATCCAATTCCGCTTCCGGGTGCATATGATCCCACCACCaaaaaaaattaacaaatttgtgtGCATGTATATTTCGGCAATCTATGTGTGTTCAACAGTTttgcgaaaaaccaatatttttagTGGTTGATGTAAAAGACAAAATTGTCTCTCAAGAAGCCTTATTTTTACTACCATTTTTTATCTTTTTTAAACAACCCAAAGGACAAGTCAGTTTTTTATGGAAAGACTTTGTGCATatgtagcatgtgaagatgtataTATAAATTTTtcgtttagaattttttgacatttcaaaatgtatcaAAGATGCGtttaaaataaagggagcatatgtatCCAagagccaaaacaccactccctcaATCTAACAAACTTTATAATGGAGGCTCCAAACAATTGATGGAGTGTTCTTAAATAGCTTGGGAATCTCGGAAATTTAATCCGGCTCCCTAGTGCATATGCTCTAACCACTCAAAACACATATTTTTaattgtcaaaaaattctaacaaaaaaaTTGCATGTTCATCTCGATAATCTATGTGTGTTCGTATAGTTTCGCGAAAAGATGATATTTTTTGTGATCGATGTAAAAAAGACGGATCATCCGCTCCTCTTCATGCATTGCTCTAATAGTTTCATAGCAAGATCTTTCCCACAAAATTCTTCTCAAGATAATGTCGCAAATGGGGATCTCGATCTTTCAGTGTGAGGGATAAGTACTATTTAGAGGATATGACGGTCACAATCTGGCTACTGCCATACAAGGAGGATCATCCATGAGCGATTTCCACGGAAATCACTGAACCACATACAACTTGTTATGGACTTTGCTACCGGAACAATTAACTTATCCATGAAATAATTTTCCACTAGAAAATCGAAGAGAATAGCTAGGTAAGTAAATATTAGCGTAAACAATCTGAAATTACAACTCTAGTATAAAGAACAAGGATCTCAAAGAGGTGATAATGTGAGGTTTGAATAACAGGGTGTTGCTAACTATTACAGTGAGTCTGCCTATAGAAGGTAGGCATATGGTGTTATAAATTTGCTTTAAAGAAGAAGGATCTCCTCCTTATGGCGGTTTGGTTTGCTTTCAGAAGGTAGTAGACAACATTTGGTTGACTTAATGTATTCTTCTTATCTTGAGTGTACATTCATATTTATTTCGCTTGATCTCGTGTCAAGTGAAACCTCGATCATAATGTATATGGACAAAATAATTGGAACATTTGGAGGAAACTAAGAAATTCTCGCCGGCAAGATCTACACAAAGAattcatacatatctgaggaccctGCCATGTGGGTCCCACATGCCGGTATCCTCCCTGCTACCTGGCTATGTTGTGCATTAGTGTACTGTACTTTTAATTTGTGTGTTAATATCTACAATCATACAACACAGTGGGATCAGTGAGTTCCATCACCATCCTTCCAATATCATCCCAGTAAGCATCGTTCGCCGCCCCTGGTGAGCTGGGAACGCTCAACGAGTCCATCGCCGGCAGAGGCTGCGTGGCCATCGGATGCACCTCGGTGTTGCTCCAATGTTGAAGCCCCTGGAAATTCTGGTCGTTGTAGACACTTGTCACGTTGTTCGCAGCGTCCGGAATCTGAGACGGCGCCACCTGCGGGCAGTTCATGTACCCGTACTCGTATTCCCCGGTGCACTCCGACTCGAGGCTGCAGGAGCCGGTGACGGAGCTCGATTCCGGCTGCGGCGCAACGACGGCAGCCACCCTGCCGGTGACCTGCTGCTGCGGATGCCTCTTGTAGGTGATAGTCCTCTTGAAGATCCGGCAGATGGTCCACACCTCCTGCATTTTTCCAGGCATGGTTTAGTCATGGCCGATGCATGAGAGAGATCAATATGCAGATTGTAGAGGTGACGTACCGCTTCCTGGAAACACGGCGACGAGTGCGCGGGGGAGACGTCGGGGCGCGGCGGGAGGCGGAATTCGTGCATCATCCACTCCGTTTTGGTGCCCTTGCCGGCGCTGCCGCGGTAATAGACGAGGGATTTCTTGAGGCCGACGCACACGCCGCCGGCATTGATTGGCCGGTCGATGCCTGTGGCCTTCCAGAAACCGGCGCCGGTGACCCTGTTCGGCCGGACGCTGTTCCGGTACTTCCTACCCCGAAGGCAGAAGAAGTACCATTCCTTGTCGCCTGCAACCATGTTCGCCTCTGCACATAATTAATTTGCAACCAAGTTAATTTGATATATATACTTTTTTGTTCGTTTTGTAAATTAGCATGTAATTCTTGTAGTTAGCACTTTTATGCAAACCAATATTGTTACATCATAATTTCATACATAAGAGATTCACAACATGCATGGAAAGGGGAAGCTACGGTTTTGTTATTTCTTAGTTGAATAATGTGAGAAATAATTGTACATACATTACCAACAACATCCGATGGACCCGATGGCTAACTGTGTCGACTCGAAAACTTAAATAAAGAGCATGGAGCACATTTTTGTGTGATACAAAATCGCAATCAAAAGTAAATACTTTTGCAAACGAATCTAGGTAATTAAGACAAATCGCATGTTTTACATATAACTTCTTAAAAAAACGAATATGTTAGCACATTTTTCTTGATCAAAAGTATGTCTTAATTAAAAAAACAAAAGTACGTCATATACTTGACAGTGGAGGGAGTATATGACATGTCCAACCTCCAACTCTTCATCGACTGGAATGGTTTGGACTTGTGATCACTTGTATATCATATGATATGAATAATATACTAGAAAACTTTTTTTAGTAAACGGCAGGAGCACCCCCTTTCAAATGGAAAGAGAAGAGAAACATAGGAATGTGATAATATGAGAAAGAGAGTCCCCACTCCCTTATTTGCCACCAAAATACCGAATATCTTCTTGAAGATGATGTGGtaaaaaaatatgaataatataccaGAAAACTTTTTTTTAGTAAACGGCAGGAGCACCTCCTTTCAAATGGAAAGAGAAGAGAAACATAGGAATGTGATAATATGAGAAAGAGAGTCTCCACTCCCTTATTTGCCACCAAAATACCGAATATCTTCTTGAAGATGAAACCTGGTGCCATCAAAGCAATAAGAAGGTGCTCGGTATTTGGGTGGCGAATAAAGGAGCAGACTCTCTCTAAAACAGTTTACATAATGGCCAATACGACCGCGTGTCTTCTCTCGAATAAGGGCCCCGAAGTGTTACCAATTAGGTGGCAGCGGCACAGAGAAGGAATACGATTTCCGTTTCCAAAATGACAAGGCGTCATGTACAAGAGATTGTGATCAGTGCATGAACTACGCATCATGATTCCTGCATGTATGATTATCTCTATTTTGTAAGCATAGTTAttaataaagatcttattcacctGAAAAAAAAACACTCCCTTTGTTTCTAAATATAAGACGTTGGTAGCTCAAGAACTGACAACATCTCAAAAAAAAACTCAAGAACTGACAAAAAATGTGTTTATATAGAAACAGAGGTACGTAGTAATTACTTGGCAAGTCAGAGGGCTCATGCTTGTAGATGTCCAACTCCTTGATGATCTCTATGCTCAGGCGCTTCCCGCCCACCTTCCGCCGGAGATAGAACGTTACGAGCTCCTCGTCTGTGGGGTGAAATCGGAAACCAGGTAGTACCAGCTCGTCATcgtcttgttcttcttcctccagaAGCTGCTCCTCCTCCCTTTCTCCTACCACTTTCCCCTCGACCACAGCTCCATGGTAGTCATCACTCTCCACCACCTTTCCCATCGCTCTTCTTCTCCGATCGATCGATCAAACTGTACCTGTCTTACTTTGTTGCAATTGCCTTGGACAAGGATCTGAGCGTCTATATATATACACATATGGGGTGGGTGCACGTACTGACTACTGAGCTATCTATGCATGTACGTAGGATGGAGTCACGAAGGTTCATGCATGCCCGGACCAAGTCCCACCTAATTAAGTTATTAGCATGTGGTACAGTAATTAGAAGGTTAATTAAGTTGCATCTAGCCTTGACTGTTCTTCCCCGCATGCCCTCTGCTTTTGTGGTATCTATCCTTTTCTTTCCATGAATGAGACAAGACAAGTAGTTTGACATGTCCAGAGACGTGCAACACCTAA
This region of Lolium perenne isolate Kyuss_39 chromosome 2, Kyuss_2.0, whole genome shotgun sequence genomic DNA includes:
- the LOC127333962 gene encoding NAC domain-containing protein 72 isoform X2, translated to MGKVVESDDYHGAVVEGKVVGEREEEQLLEEEEQDDDELVLPGFRFHPTDEELVTFYLRRKVGGKRLSIEIIKELDIYKHEPSDLPKANMVAGDKEWYFFCLRGRKYRNSVRPNRVTGAGFWKATGIDRPINAGGVCVGLKKSLVYYRGSAGKGTKTEWMMHEFRLPPRPDVSPAHSSPCFQEAEVWTICRIFKRTITYKRHPQQQVTGRVAAVVAPQPESSSVTGSCSLESECTGEYEYGYMNCPQVAPSQIPDAANNVTSVYNDQNFQGLQHWSNTEVHPMATQPLPAMDSLSVPSSPGAANDAYWDDIGRMVMELTDPTVLYDCRY
- the LOC127333962 gene encoding protein ATAF2 isoform X1; this encodes MGKVVESDDYHGAVVEGKVVGEREEEQLLEEEEQDDDELVLPGFRFHPTDEELVTFYLRRKVGGKRLSIEIIKELDIYKHEPSDLPRIMMRSSCTDHNLLYMTPCHFGNGNRIPSLCRCHLIEANMVAGDKEWYFFCLRGRKYRNSVRPNRVTGAGFWKATGIDRPINAGGVCVGLKKSLVYYRGSAGKGTKTEWMMHEFRLPPRPDVSPAHSSPCFQEAEVWTICRIFKRTITYKRHPQQQVTGRVAAVVAPQPESSSVTGSCSLESECTGEYEYGYMNCPQVAPSQIPDAANNVTSVYNDQNFQGLQHWSNTEVHPMATQPLPAMDSLSVPSSPGAANDAYWDDIGRMVMELTDPTVLYDCRY